Proteins from one Chloroflexota bacterium genomic window:
- the infA gene encoding translation initiation factor IF-1, protein MPKKKDTIEIEGVVQDVLPNAVFRVELDNGHEVTAHLSGKLRLNFIRVGAGDRVTVELSPYDLTRGRITWRGRR, encoded by the coding sequence GTGCCAAAGAAGAAAGACACGATAGAAATCGAGGGCGTTGTGCAAGATGTCCTTCCCAACGCAGTGTTTCGTGTCGAACTGGACAACGGGCATGAAGTTACGGCACATCTTTCCGGTAAGCTAAGACTTAACTTTATTCGCGTAGGCGCGGGCGATCGCGTTACGGTGGAGTTGTCGCCGTACGATCTGACCCGTGGCAGGATTACTTGGCGAGGGAGGAGGTAG
- the rpmJ gene encoding 50S ribosomal protein L36: MKVQASVKRRCEQCKVVRRKRVVRIICTNPRHKQRQG, from the coding sequence ATGAAGGTGCAGGCGTCCGTCAAGCGGCGCTGTGAGCAGTGCAAGGTGGTGCGACGGAAGAGAGTCGTCCGTATCATTTGCACGAATCCTCGCCATAAACAACGACAGGGATAA
- the rpsM gene encoding 30S ribosomal protein S13, producing MARIVGVDLPREKHIWVGLTYIYGIGRTTSHRILDKAQVMPDTKVQDITEDEVNRIREVITANHIVEGDLRREVQQNIGRLIEIGCYRGMRHRRGLPAHGQRTRTNARTRKGRPKTVAGRKRAIMKK from the coding sequence ATGGCACGAATTGTGGGAGTAGACCTGCCGCGAGAGAAGCACATCTGGGTGGGGCTTACGTACATCTACGGCATCGGCCGTACGACGTCACACAGGATTCTGGATAAAGCCCAAGTGATGCCGGACACGAAGGTGCAGGATATCACGGAAGATGAGGTTAACCGCATTCGCGAGGTAATCACCGCAAACCACATTGTGGAAGGCGATCTCCGCCGCGAAGTGCAGCAGAATATCGGGCGGCTCATAGAAATCGGGTGTTACCGTGGCATGCGCCATCGTCGGGGCCTGCCAGCGCACGGTCAACGCACGCGGACAAATGCCCGAACACGCAAGGGTCGGCCCAAGACTGTCGCCGGCCGCAAGCGGGCAATTATGAAGAAGTAG
- the rpsK gene encoding 30S ribosomal protein S11 has protein sequence MPETRSRPRRRERRTVARGKAFVQSTFNNTLITITDMNGNTLCWASSGSAGFKGSRKGTPYAAQVAAETVARKAADFGMGQVEVSLKGPGSGRESAVRSLQAGGLQVMSITDVTPVPHNGPRPPRRRRV, from the coding sequence ATGCCGGAAACACGCTCACGTCCACGCAGGCGCGAAAGACGCACCGTAGCACGCGGTAAGGCGTTTGTTCAGTCCACGTTCAACAATACGCTCATTACAATCACCGATATGAACGGGAACACCCTGTGCTGGGCAAGCTCAGGATCGGCCGGCTTCAAGGGATCCCGCAAGGGCACGCCGTATGCCGCCCAGGTTGCAGCGGAAACAGTAGCCCGCAAGGCAGCCGACTTTGGCATGGGGCAGGTGGAAGTCTCCCTCAAGGGCCCGGGATCCGGGCGGGAGTCTGCGGTCCGATCGCTGCAAGCGGGTGGGTTGCAGGTGATGAGCATTACCGACGTAACACCCGTTCCGCACAACGGCCCACGCCCGCCCCGGCGTAGGCGCGTGTAG
- the rpsD gene encoding 30S ribosomal protein S4 — translation MARYVGPVCRLCRREGQKLFLKGDKCFTPKCPIEKRRNPPGMHGGMRRRLSDYGLRLREKQKARRMYGIFERQFRKYFELATSRPGVTGSTLLQLLESRLDNVVYRLGFASSRAAARQIVCHGHFALNGRKCDIPSALIGEGDVVGVSTGSRNNEYFKIAAERLDSVAVPNWLSLDREKLEGKVLSLPTRQEIDADLNEQLIVEYYSRR, via the coding sequence ATGGCACGTTATGTTGGCCCCGTGTGTCGGCTGTGCCGCCGGGAAGGGCAAAAGCTATTCCTAAAAGGCGACAAGTGCTTCACACCGAAGTGCCCAATTGAAAAGCGGAGGAATCCCCCGGGAATGCACGGAGGAATGCGCCGCAGGCTGTCTGACTACGGCTTGCGCTTGCGGGAGAAGCAAAAGGCACGGCGCATGTATGGCATATTCGAGCGCCAGTTTCGCAAGTATTTTGAGCTTGCCACGTCACGCCCGGGTGTAACGGGGTCTACTCTCCTTCAGTTGCTCGAGAGTCGGCTGGACAATGTCGTGTATCGACTTGGCTTCGCTTCGTCTCGCGCTGCGGCACGGCAGATTGTGTGCCACGGTCACTTTGCGCTCAACGGCCGCAAGTGCGATATACCCTCGGCGCTCATTGGAGAAGGTGACGTGGTCGGCGTCAGTACAGGTAGCCGCAATAATGAATACTTCAAGATTGCCGCGGAACGCCTGGATTCGGTAGCAGTGCCGAATTGGCTCTCCCTTGACCGCGAGAAACTAGAGGGCAAAGTGCTTTCCTTGCCGACACGCCAAGAGATCGATGCTGACCTTAACGAACAATTGATCGTTGAGTACTACTCACGGCGATAG
- a CDS encoding DNA-directed RNA polymerase subunit alpha, producing MELQEVQPEVRVIESEENYGHFRIEPLKRGYGHTLGNAMRRVLLSSLPGAAISSIRITGVLHEFADIPDVTEDVTQIILNIKRIRLTSSADVPIDLYLSVNREGIVTASDIQCPPEVNIVNPDQLIATLDSDSAELEMSLTVEQGIGFTLSNTQEDTPIGVVPVDAIFTPIRRVEYRVEHARVGQVTDLDALILRVWTDGTLTPETALGQCGQILCDYFSLIRDFHPLAQRIEVGIARPDPISSTPLESLQLQNRAYNALRRGGISTVEQLLAMDEDNLLKIQGLGAKTLSEVKERLAQSDLFLTESNGTGSAEEVEEVPV from the coding sequence TTGGAACTGCAGGAAGTTCAACCCGAAGTCAGAGTTATTGAAAGTGAAGAGAATTACGGCCATTTTCGCATTGAGCCGCTAAAACGTGGGTATGGCCACACGTTGGGCAATGCTATGCGACGGGTGCTCCTTTCATCGCTTCCCGGCGCTGCAATCTCGTCCATCCGGATTACGGGAGTTCTTCACGAATTCGCTGACATTCCCGATGTGACTGAAGATGTCACGCAAATCATTTTGAACATCAAGCGCATCCGGTTGACATCCTCGGCCGATGTTCCTATTGATCTCTACCTATCCGTCAACCGCGAAGGCATTGTGACAGCATCTGATATCCAGTGTCCGCCTGAGGTCAATATTGTTAATCCTGATCAGTTGATTGCGACATTGGATTCCGATAGCGCCGAATTAGAAATGAGCTTGACGGTAGAACAGGGGATCGGCTTTACGCTTTCCAATACACAGGAAGATACACCGATCGGTGTCGTGCCCGTAGATGCGATCTTCACGCCAATACGGCGGGTAGAATACCGCGTAGAGCACGCCCGCGTCGGTCAGGTGACTGACTTGGACGCACTCATCCTCCGCGTATGGACTGATGGCACGCTCACCCCGGAAACGGCGCTGGGTCAGTGCGGACAGATACTGTGCGACTACTTTTCGCTCATCCGCGACTTCCATCCCCTCGCGCAACGCATAGAAGTTGGCATCGCGCGCCCGGATCCAATTTCTTCGACGCCGCTTGAATCCTTGCAACTGCAAAATCGCGCCTACAACGCCCTGCGGCGCGGCGGCATCAGTACCGTTGAACAGCTGCTCGCCATGGATGAAGATAACCTTTTGAAAATTCAGGGGCTGGGCGCAAAGACGCTGTCCGAGGTCAAAGAAAGACTGGCACAGAGCGACCTCTTCCTAACGGAGTCAAACGGTACAGGCAGTGCCGAGGAAGTAGAGGAGGTGCCCGTGTGA
- the rplQ gene encoding 50S ribosomal protein L17: MYVRRLNRDKGKRESLCRNLLGTLVLNGEVHTTTARAKEIRSRVERLITLAKRGDLHARRQALSRLPHQEAVHHLFEELGPRYADRPGGYTRALRLGTRRGDGAPIMMVQLVE; encoded by the coding sequence ATGTATGTTCGCAGGTTAAACCGGGATAAGGGCAAGCGGGAATCACTTTGCCGAAACTTGCTTGGCACCCTTGTGCTGAACGGCGAGGTGCACACGACGACAGCACGTGCCAAAGAGATACGCTCACGCGTGGAGCGGCTGATCACTCTCGCGAAGCGTGGCGATCTGCATGCCCGGCGACAAGCGCTCTCACGTCTTCCCCACCAAGAGGCGGTGCATCATCTTTTTGAAGAACTCGGACCACGCTATGCCGACAGGCCGGGCGGGTATACGCGTGCCTTGCGGCTTGGCACCCGCCGGGGCGATGGCGCGCCTATAATGATGGTCCAGTTGGTGGAGTAG
- the truA gene encoding tRNA pseudouridine(38-40) synthase TruA: protein MAASDTATFCCRVAYDGTPYHGFQVQVGKPTVQEELEKAIGRITRQSTRVVGAGRTDAGVHATGQVIHFRSDWQHTPAELERALNAVLPETIAVAELEYAEPGFHARYSAKSRCYRYDIFNSETRSPIRHRFALHHRRPLDVEAMHIALQSLVGTHDFQALAGGEDPDASTVRSLTRATCRRCEDTVRILVEANAFLRHMVRRIVGTALEIGEGRKPTEHMERVLTARDKALAGPTVPAKGLFLIRVTYPDTFALKRK, encoded by the coding sequence ATAGCGGCAAGTGACACCGCTACGTTCTGCTGCCGTGTTGCCTATGACGGCACACCATACCATGGGTTTCAGGTGCAGGTTGGCAAGCCAACCGTACAGGAGGAACTGGAGAAGGCAATAGGGCGCATCACACGGCAGTCAACCCGGGTGGTGGGTGCAGGTCGAACGGATGCCGGCGTGCACGCCACGGGACAGGTCATTCACTTCCGATCGGACTGGCAACACACTCCCGCAGAACTTGAGCGGGCACTGAACGCGGTCTTGCCGGAAACGATAGCCGTAGCCGAGTTAGAGTATGCCGAACCGGGGTTTCATGCCCGTTACAGCGCAAAGAGCAGGTGCTACCGATACGACATCTTCAATAGTGAGACCCGGTCTCCTATCCGGCACCGCTTCGCTCTCCATCACAGAAGACCGCTGGATGTCGAAGCAATGCATATAGCTCTGCAGAGTCTGGTTGGAACGCATGATTTTCAGGCTCTTGCCGGGGGAGAAGATCCAGACGCGAGCACCGTACGAAGCCTGACCCGTGCCACGTGCCGCCGCTGCGAAGATACCGTGCGCATTCTAGTGGAAGCAAATGCGTTCTTACGCCACATGGTGCGGCGAATTGTTGGGACCGCGTTGGAAATTGGAGAAGGTCGCAAGCCGACTGAACATATGGAACGAGTACTGACTGCAAGAGACAAGGCACTGGCTGGGCCGACAGTTCCCGCCAAAGGGCTGTTCTTGATCCGGGTAACCTACCCGGACACATTTGCCCTAAAGAGGAAGTAA
- the rplM gene encoding 50S ribosomal protein L13 — protein sequence MKTPVTAVTRPSDVEHRWYVVDATGQTLGRLATRIAHVLRGKHKPHYAPNIDTGDYVIVVNAAKVAVTGRKREQKTYYRHSGYPSGLSAVLLEDQLERRPHRVIEHAVRGMLPHNRLGRAMFKKLKVYGGPEHPHESQQPEPFLVSTTGANADE from the coding sequence ATGAAGACTCCGGTAACTGCCGTGACACGGCCCAGTGACGTGGAACATCGTTGGTATGTGGTTGACGCCACGGGACAGACCCTCGGCAGGCTCGCGACACGCATCGCGCACGTGCTGCGCGGCAAGCACAAGCCCCATTACGCTCCGAACATTGACACCGGAGACTACGTGATTGTAGTCAACGCTGCCAAAGTCGCTGTCACCGGCCGCAAACGCGAGCAGAAAACGTACTACCGTCATTCAGGCTATCCCAGCGGCCTCAGCGCAGTCCTCTTGGAAGACCAGCTTGAGCGGCGCCCTCATCGCGTAATTGAGCATGCGGTGCGGGGTATGCTTCCCCACAACCGCTTGGGCCGAGCTATGTTCAAGAAACTAAAAGTCTATGGCGGGCCTGAACATCCACACGAATCCCAACAGCCTGAGCCATTTCTCGTGAGCACGACAGGAGCTAATGCCGATGAGTAG
- the rpsI gene encoding 30S ribosomal protein S9 produces the protein MPMSSDGNAQYYVGVGRRKEAVARIRLYSGERGIVVNGRPIEDYFPRIMHQNVVQEPLDLVGASFRVSAKVVGGGISGQAEAIRHGVARALVNANDQYRLSLRKSGMLTRDARVKERKKYGLKRARKAPQYTKR, from the coding sequence ATGCCGATGAGTAGTGATGGTAACGCCCAGTACTACGTAGGAGTAGGGCGGCGCAAGGAGGCCGTGGCACGTATCCGTCTCTATAGCGGCGAGCGCGGTATCGTTGTCAACGGCCGGCCGATTGAGGACTACTTTCCGCGCATCATGCACCAGAACGTCGTGCAGGAGCCACTTGACCTGGTTGGCGCCAGCTTTCGTGTATCGGCAAAAGTAGTCGGCGGCGGCATCAGCGGTCAGGCGGAAGCAATTCGCCATGGAGTTGCACGCGCACTCGTCAACGCAAATGATCAATATCGCCTCTCGTTGCGCAAGTCCGGGATGCTCACCCGGGACGCCCGTGTCAAAGAACGCAAGAAGTACGGACTGAAGCGCGCCCGCAAAGCGCCTCAGTACACAAAGCGCTAA
- the scpB gene encoding SMC-Scp complex subunit ScpB: protein MPLPLAALLEGLLFVAERPLTVQELARITGEPSRAVTAVLEEFKTAWHDRGILLQEQHGAFLLVSHPDVAPYIRTLLGVHRGERISRAALETLAVIAYYQPVTRADIERIRGVNSDHTLAVLLSREFVAAGERRLTPGRPIEYATTFEFLKYFGLASLEDLPERERFLLELAGPSDGEGAPASRLQES from the coding sequence ATGCCGTTGCCACTTGCCGCTCTGCTCGAGGGGCTTTTGTTTGTCGCCGAGCGACCGCTTACTGTTCAGGAGTTGGCACGGATTACGGGTGAGCCATCCCGGGCCGTGACCGCGGTCTTAGAAGAATTCAAGACTGCCTGGCATGACCGGGGGATTCTGCTACAGGAGCAGCACGGCGCATTCTTACTCGTTTCGCATCCGGACGTGGCACCGTACATTCGCACGCTGCTTGGCGTGCACCGAGGGGAACGAATCTCTCGCGCAGCCTTGGAAACCCTCGCGGTTATTGCTTACTACCAGCCGGTAACGCGTGCGGACATTGAACGAATTCGAGGGGTGAACTCGGACCACACCCTGGCAGTGTTGCTCAGCCGTGAGTTCGTAGCTGCGGGCGAGAGACGCCTAACTCCGGGCAGACCGATTGAGTACGCTACCACGTTCGAGTTTCTCAAGTACTTCGGTCTTGCCAGTTTGGAAGACTTACCTGAGCGAGAGCGATTCCTTCTTGAACTGGCAGGCCCAAGCGACGGTGAGGGTGCTCCGGCATCGCGGCTGCAGGAGTCTTAG
- a CDS encoding ScpA family protein — MGSPLPSVRLAIFEGPLDVLLRLIQEQKLDITELSLVVVTQQFLAYVHSMKNQDGPLLAAFLRVAAQLMLGKSQALLHEPQDMLEETEESLEDQLRGYERFKRLMETVAAWQEDRDVAYQRTAAAPMPLPLVQSDLVSYAPDDLVSALAAMLEEKEDELPPVARRTVYIETYVGRIGTLLVLHGQTGFRELIEPAESLEEIVVAFLAVLEFLRLRKATVRQAELYADILILPIDTGQAGESEGDPVAVPAHGAADGVSNRGR; from the coding sequence ATGGGATCCCCATTGCCCTCCGTGCGCCTGGCTATCTTTGAAGGGCCCCTTGACGTCTTGCTGCGGCTCATCCAGGAACAGAAACTAGACATAACGGAATTGTCCCTCGTCGTCGTTACGCAGCAGTTCCTCGCATACGTGCACAGCATGAAGAATCAGGACGGCCCGCTGCTGGCGGCATTCCTTCGTGTGGCGGCCCAACTCATGCTTGGGAAGTCCCAGGCCCTATTACATGAGCCTCAGGACATGTTGGAAGAGACTGAAGAGTCTCTGGAGGACCAATTGCGGGGATATGAGCGATTTAAGCGGTTGATGGAAACGGTTGCCGCCTGGCAGGAGGATCGCGACGTCGCATACCAGCGCACTGCCGCCGCACCCATGCCCCTGCCCCTGGTACAGTCCGACCTTGTGAGCTATGCGCCCGATGACCTGGTGAGTGCACTTGCCGCAATGCTGGAGGAGAAGGAAGATGAACTACCGCCGGTGGCGCGACGCACGGTATATATCGAGACGTACGTCGGTCGCATTGGGACGCTCCTAGTGCTCCACGGCCAAACCGGATTTCGCGAACTCATCGAACCCGCGGAATCATTGGAAGAGATTGTCGTGGCCTTCTTGGCGGTACTGGAGTTTCTGCGATTACGTAAGGCTACGGTACGGCAGGCCGAACTCTACGCGGACATCCTCATTCTGCCGATAGACACCGGGCAAGCCGGTGAGTCTGAGGGGGACCCGGTGGCTGTGCCCGCGCATGGCGCTGCCGACGGGGTCTCAAATCGCGGAAGGTGA
- a CDS encoding site-2 protease family protein: MIFLIGFGWGKPVPYNPANLRNGPISGGAMVAAAGPAANLVVAAAIGFLIRNQISSLDATTDSTTVTIVTMLAIVMQINIALAIFNIIPIPPLDGYRVLLRFLPPHVVPSITRLELQGPFFLLIIVLLDQWVLRGVIFQTILGTPVIFIRNLFLGF, from the coding sequence ATGATCTTTCTCATCGGCTTCGGTTGGGGTAAGCCTGTGCCCTATAATCCCGCTAACCTACGTAACGGCCCCATATCGGGAGGGGCCATGGTGGCTGCCGCAGGTCCGGCGGCCAATCTTGTGGTTGCGGCCGCAATTGGCTTTCTTATCCGGAATCAGATTTCCTCGCTCGATGCGACTACGGACAGCACCACCGTGACCATAGTGACGATGCTTGCCATCGTCATGCAGATCAATATCGCATTGGCAATTTTCAACATCATCCCGATCCCGCCCTTGGATGGATATCGCGTCCTCTTGCGTTTCTTACCGCCGCACGTCGTGCCTTCCATCACGCGGCTAGAATTGCAGGGCCCGTTCTTTTTGCTCATCATAGTGCTCTTGGACCAATGGGTCCTGCGCGGTGTTATATTTCAGACTATTCTCGGCACTCCGGTTATCTTCATCCGAAATCTGTTCCTCGGTTTCTGA
- a CDS encoding cupin domain-containing protein has translation MRASAAHVDPVEMFTGVHRKTLAYGDKAMICQITFAPGGDVPLHNHPNEQTGYVLEGTLKLTIGEELLILKPGETYVIPGHTPHAATADEPTVVLDIFSPPREDYKDS, from the coding sequence ATGCGTGCAAGTGCCGCCCATGTCGATCCTGTGGAGATGTTTACGGGCGTACATCGCAAGACGTTGGCATATGGCGACAAGGCCATGATTTGCCAGATTACATTTGCGCCCGGCGGCGATGTACCTCTGCACAATCACCCCAACGAACAAACAGGGTATGTGCTGGAAGGCACGCTAAAGTTGACCATCGGCGAGGAATTGCTGATACTCAAGCCGGGCGAGACGTATGTGATACCCGGCCATACGCCGCATGCCGCCACTGCTGACGAGCCCACCGTTGTGCTAGACATCTTTTCGCCGCCGCGCGAGGACTATAAAGATAGCTAG
- the rpsP gene encoding 30S ribosomal protein S16 — protein sequence MLRIRLVRIGKRKQPHYRVVVADSKVARNGRHVELLGHYNPRTEPSTVEIDTERAQKWLQQGAQPSDRVRKLLKIAGLEI from the coding sequence TTGCTTAGGATCCGTCTTGTTCGCATTGGTAAACGAAAACAACCCCACTACCGGGTTGTCGTAGCAGACTCCAAGGTGGCGCGCAATGGGCGTCATGTAGAACTGTTGGGACACTATAATCCACGGACCGAGCCTTCAACTGTGGAGATCGATACGGAGCGTGCGCAAAAGTGGTTGCAGCAGGGCGCACAGCCTTCAGACCGCGTGCGCAAGCTGCTTAAGATTGCCGGATTGGAGATCTGA
- a CDS encoding KH domain-containing protein translates to MTGLIEFVAYGLVRNVDAVQVREIVRSQAVVYELRVAEEDKGRVIGKDGRIAQALRTVMRAAAGESSRRVALDII, encoded by the coding sequence CTGACCGGCCTCATCGAGTTCGTCGCTTACGGCTTGGTGCGCAACGTCGACGCGGTACAGGTTCGTGAAATCGTGCGCTCTCAAGCTGTAGTCTACGAACTGCGCGTCGCTGAGGAAGACAAAGGACGAGTGATTGGCAAGGACGGTCGTATCGCGCAAGCCCTACGCACGGTAATGCGCGCGGCGGCTGGAGAATCGAGCCGACGTGTCGCGCTTGACATCATCTGA
- the rimM gene encoding ribosome maturation factor RimM (Essential for efficient processing of 16S rRNA) codes for MTSSDQQDEQITAEGASTVDRGDAYDGWIIIGRVTAAHGVRGEIRVDILTDFPERFQNLKRLYIGESHTPYRIERVRFTPKGALLKLVGIDFRDTASKLARSYIALPEAEMPPLPDGSFHHHQIEGLGVYTVDDCYLGTVAEIIATGSNDVYIVRGDQTGEILLPAIAEVVHDIDLETQRIVVHLIPGLVPD; via the coding sequence TTGACATCATCTGATCAGCAGGACGAACAGATCACTGCTGAGGGAGCGAGTACCGTAGACCGGGGCGACGCGTACGACGGCTGGATCATCATCGGCCGGGTGACGGCCGCCCACGGTGTGCGGGGCGAAATTCGCGTAGACATTCTTACCGACTTCCCAGAGCGCTTTCAAAATCTTAAGCGTCTGTATATCGGTGAATCGCATACCCCGTATCGCATAGAGAGAGTGCGCTTTACACCAAAAGGCGCGCTGCTGAAGCTCGTTGGCATTGACTTTCGTGACACTGCAAGTAAGCTTGCCCGCTCGTACATCGCGCTCCCCGAAGCTGAAATGCCGCCTCTCCCTGACGGCAGCTTTCATCACCACCAGATTGAGGGACTGGGAGTCTACACGGTTGATGACTGCTATCTCGGCACCGTCGCAGAGATAATCGCTACCGGCAGCAACGACGTATACATCGTGCGCGGCGATCAGACTGGGGAGATTCTTCTGCCCGCTATTGCCGAGGTAGTACACGACATAGACTTGGAAACGCAACGCATAGTCGTTCACCTCATACCCGGCTTAGTGCCCGATTGA
- the trmD gene encoding tRNA (guanosine(37)-N1)-methyltransferase TrmD translates to MRVDILTIFPGYFRGPLDHGTLSRAVQGGQLTVVVHNLRNWAEGKHRVTDDYTFGGGSGMVMKPEPFFRGVADLKTPESYVILLSPSGRLLNQQTATDLAAQQHIIMLCGRYEGVDERVGAHLADSEISIGNYVVSGGELPALVVLDATARHLPNVLGGGPTAVREESFATGLLEYPHYTRPATYRGMHVPEVLLSGNHQEVANWRRRQSLLRTRERRPDLLTHEDLSDADRGLLAAEVDCESAANCEDTD, encoded by the coding sequence CTGCGCGTAGACATCCTTACCATATTCCCAGGCTACTTTCGCGGGCCGCTCGACCACGGTACGCTCAGCCGCGCCGTGCAGGGCGGGCAACTCACCGTTGTCGTGCACAATCTGCGCAACTGGGCTGAGGGCAAGCACAGAGTCACGGACGACTACACCTTTGGCGGCGGTAGCGGCATGGTCATGAAGCCGGAACCGTTTTTCCGCGGGGTCGCGGACCTCAAGACGCCGGAATCATATGTCATCCTGCTTAGCCCTTCAGGTCGCCTTCTAAACCAGCAGACTGCCACAGACCTGGCGGCACAGCAGCACATCATCATGCTCTGCGGACGCTATGAAGGTGTGGACGAACGTGTAGGGGCACATCTGGCGGATAGCGAGATCTCCATCGGCAACTACGTAGTCAGCGGTGGTGAGTTACCCGCACTCGTCGTGCTCGACGCGACCGCGCGACACCTGCCAAACGTGCTCGGCGGCGGGCCTACCGCCGTCCGTGAGGAATCGTTCGCTACCGGCCTCCTGGAGTACCCGCACTACACCCGCCCCGCCACCTATCGAGGAATGCACGTGCCTGAGGTCTTGCTCTCCGGCAATCATCAGGAAGTAGCAAATTGGCGACGTCGACAGTCACTCTTGCGCACCCGCGAGCGTCGGCCCGACCTGCTTACGCATGAAGACTTGAGCGATGCGGACAGGGGCCTCCTTGCCGCAGAGGTAGACTGCGAATCAGCCGCAAATTGCGAAGACACCGACTAA
- the rplS gene encoding 50S ribosomal protein L19, translating into MTTIIDEIVGSQLKSDLPEFSSGDTVRVNVKVVESGRERTQAFEGVVLARRASGINENFTVRRTTHGIGVERTFLLHSPRIESVNVVRRGRVRRAKLYYLRDRVGKAARIKERR; encoded by the coding sequence ATGACAACGATAATTGACGAAATTGTAGGATCGCAGCTAAAGTCCGACCTGCCTGAGTTTTCCTCCGGAGATACAGTCCGCGTGAACGTAAAGGTCGTTGAGAGCGGTCGTGAGCGCACGCAGGCCTTCGAAGGTGTAGTCTTGGCGCGCCGCGCCTCAGGCATAAATGAGAACTTCACTGTACGTCGCACCACGCACGGCATCGGCGTAGAACGGACATTCTTGCTCCATTCTCCTCGCATTGAGAGTGTAAATGTCGTGCGGCGAGGTAGGGTACGACGTGCGAAGCTGTATTATCTCCGTGATCGTGTCGGCAAAGCCGCTCGCATCAAAGAACGCAGATAG
- a CDS encoding ribonuclease HII, giving the protein MRTSIRMDSLAIERSWLDRGATLIAGTDEVGRGAWAGPVVAGMVAVPPKLYQSLPVELHGVDDSKLLSPKQRTALAPSVMTHVAAWGLGAVTSREIAVAGLSAAVRLAIRRAYADLNAKLQRAPDILLTDAVTLPNPPVRVESHPKADQRCLSVAMASILAKVHRDRLMRRFGQIYPSYDFANNKGYGTRRHQLALSRLGPCAIHRATFLPVMRAASQLLHPAPVALRSNVDASEAGQDADSGRQCTAAVAETGSNVQSSQWGAGP; this is encoded by the coding sequence ATGCGTACATCCATTCGCATGGATAGCCTCGCAATAGAGCGGTCTTGGTTGGACCGCGGCGCTACGTTGATTGCCGGAACGGATGAAGTCGGTCGTGGCGCCTGGGCCGGTCCCGTAGTGGCTGGCATGGTTGCCGTTCCACCAAAGCTCTACCAATCGCTGCCGGTCGAATTGCATGGAGTTGACGATTCCAAGCTACTTAGTCCGAAGCAGCGCACGGCGCTCGCACCCAGTGTCATGACACACGTCGCAGCATGGGGCTTGGGCGCGGTAACATCGCGCGAGATCGCGGTCGCCGGCCTTAGCGCCGCCGTACGTCTTGCCATCCGGCGTGCCTATGCAGACCTCAATGCCAAGCTCCAGCGCGCTCCGGATATTCTCCTTACCGATGCCGTGACCCTGCCCAACCCGCCGGTCCGCGTAGAATCCCACCCCAAGGCCGACCAGCGCTGTCTCTCGGTCGCCATGGCCTCGATTCTCGCCAAGGTGCACCGCGACCGGCTAATGCGCCGCTTCGGTCAGATCTATCCCAGCTATGACTTTGCCAACAACAAGGGATATGGCACGCGCAGACATCAGTTGGCGTTGTCGCGGCTTGGCCCCTGCGCCATACACCGCGCTACCTTCCTTCCCGTCATGCGTGCTGCATCTCAGCTTCTTCACCCAGCACCTGTCGCGCTGAGGTCCAATGTAGACGCAAGCGAAGCGGGCCAGGATGCCGACTCAGGTCGTCAATGCACTGCAGCAGTGGCAGAAACTGGCTCCAACGTGCAAAGCAGCCAGTGGGGAGCCGGCCCATGA